Proteins encoded together in one Ammospiza nelsoni isolate bAmmNel1 chromosome Z, bAmmNel1.pri, whole genome shotgun sequence window:
- the POLK gene encoding DNA polymerase kappa isoform X3 — MDDMKKVSNSSCNDGLLLRMGLNDNKAGMQGLDKEKINKIIMEATKGSKFYENELKKDQQVNQRIEKMMQLKEKITAQQLLKAQMQVDKLVIELEQNRNLSSTIVHIDMDAFYAAVEMRDNPELKEKPIAVGSMSMLSTSNYHARRFGVRAAMPGFIAKRLCPHLTIVPLNFEKYGKVSKEVREILAEYDPNFMPMGLDEAYLNITEHLEERLNWPEDRRRFFFNTESTTGIDKDCVNMSAKFNEGEVSSSPVLFEDNTSLMDGEHEQRGLSVENSVVFGTSAEEVVKEIRFRIEQKTQLTASAGIAPNTMLAKMCSDRNKPNGQYRISSERQAVLDFLKDLPIRKVPGIGKVTEKMLKALGIVTCSELYQQRALLSLLFSEVSWRNFLDISLGLGSTHLEKDGERKSMSTERTFSEINTAEDQYSLCRELCRDLAQELQKEGLKGKTVTLKLKNVNFEVKTRASTVLSSVSTEEEIFTVAKDLLGTEIDSVAPQPLRIRLMGVRVSGFLTEEEKKYQQKSITSFLKSGKEIGYLRLQPEKSNQEYFTKNSEATHRGSFFDQKRAARQLNSENISPNESRV, encoded by the exons ATGGACGACATGAAAAAAGTTTCTAACAGCTCTTGCAATGATGGACTTCTACTTAGAATGGGCCTTAATGATAACAAAGCTGGAATGCAGGGTTTGGATAAGGAGAAAATCAATAAAATCATCATGGAAGCTACCAAG ggttctaaattttatgaaaatgaaCTTAAGAAAGATCAACAAGTTAACCAACGCATTGAAAAAATGATGCagctaaaagagaaaattacagCCCAACAGCTCTTGAAAGCACAGATGCAG GTGGACAAACTTGTGATAGAACTGGAACAGAACCGTAACCTTAGCAGTACAATTGTACATATTGACATGGACGCCTTCTATGCAGCTGTGGAAATGAGAGACAATccagagctgaaggaaaaacctATAGCAGTGGGATCAATGAGTATGTTG TCCACCTCAAATTACCATGCTCGGAGATTTGGGGTGCGTGCAGCCATGCCTGGATTTATTGCTAAAAGGCTATGTCCCCATCTAACTATAGTACCACTAAACTTTGAAAAATACGGCAAAGTGAGTAAAGAG GTTAGAGAAATACTGGCTGAATATGATCCCAATTTTATGCCGATGGGCCTAGATGAAGCCTACCTGAACATAACAGAGCACTTGGAGGAAAGGCTGAACTGGCCTGAAGATAGAAGAAGGttcttttttaatacagaaagcACTACAGGAATAG ATAAAGATTGTGTGAATATGTCTGCCAAATTTAACGAAGGTGAAGTCTCTTCTTCACCAGTGCTGTTTGAAGACAACACATCTCTGATGGATGGCGAACATGAACAAAGAGGTCTATCAGTGGAAAACTCAGTTGTCTTTGGAACTTCTGCAGAGGAAGTTGTGAAGGAAATTCGCTTTAGAATTGAGCAGAAAACTCAACTGACTGCTAGTGCAG gaatAGCACCAAATACAATGTTAGCAAAAATGTGCAGTGATCGTAATAAGCCTAATGGCCAATACAGAATTTCTTCTGAGAGACAAGCAGTGCTAGACTTCTTAAAAGATTTGCCCATTAGAAAG GTGCCAGGTATTGGAAAAGTAACAGAGAAGATGTTAAAAGCACTTGGAATTGTGACTTGCTCAGAACTTTACCAGCAGAGGGCgctgctttctcttcttttctcagAAGTATCTTGGCGTAATTTCTTGGATATTTCACTTGGTTTGGGCTCAACACATTTGGAAAA GGAcggagaaagaaaaagtatgaGCACTGAAAG AACATTCAGTGAAATTAACACAGCAGAAGACCAGTACAGTTTGTGTCgagagctctgcagagaccTTGCTCAAGAGTTACAAAAAGAGGGACTTAAG GGTAAAACTGTTACATTGAAGCTTAAGAATGTGAATTTTGAAGTTAAAACCAGAGCTTCAACTGTGCTGTCTTCTGTTTCTACTGAGGAGGAAATATTTACTGTTGCTAAAGATTTGTTAGGAACAGAAATTGATAGTGTTGCTCCTCAGCCTCTACGGATAAGACTTATGG GTGTACGAGTATCAGGATTTCtaactgaagaagaaaagaaataccAACAAAAAAGCATTACAAGTTTCttaaaatcaggaaaagaaattgGTTACCTTAGGCTTCAGCCAGAGAAGTCCAACCAAGAGTATTTCACAAAAAATTCAGAAGCAACTCATAGAGGGAGTTTTTTTGATCAAAAGCGAGCAGCAAGACAACTAAACAGTGAGAATATTTCTCCAAATGAAAGCAGAG TTTAA